From one Vibrio neonatus genomic stretch:
- a CDS encoding microcin C ABC transporter permease YejB has translation MSAYIIRRLLLVIPTLWAIITINFFVIQIAPGGPVEQAIAQMEGLDSGVMERFTGGGQEVELSAANQDAQTTGYRGSRGMDPEVIDAIKKQFGFDKPLHVRYFEMLKNYITFDFGESLFKGGDVIDLIVERLPVSISLGLWSTLIIYLVSIPLGIVKAIHHGSRFDIWTSALVIVGYAIPGFLFAILLIIVFASGNYLDWFPLRGLVSSDFDSLNWYQKVIDYFWHLALPTLAMVIGGFATLTMLTKNSFLDEINKQYVVTARAKGLDEKSILYKHVFRNAMLIIIAGFPSAFISIFFTGSMLIEVMFSLEGIGLLGFESTIQRDYPVVFSSLYIMTLLGLLLSIISDLTYSWVDPRIDFEAR, from the coding sequence ATGTCAGCCTATATCATCCGACGCCTTTTGCTTGTCATCCCTACCTTATGGGCGATCATCACCATTAACTTTTTTGTCATCCAAATTGCGCCCGGCGGCCCTGTAGAACAGGCTATTGCGCAGATGGAAGGCTTAGATTCTGGCGTGATGGAGCGCTTTACCGGAGGCGGTCAAGAAGTTGAGCTTAGCGCGGCGAATCAAGACGCTCAAACTACTGGTTATCGCGGTTCAAGAGGCATGGATCCTGAAGTGATCGACGCCATTAAAAAGCAATTTGGCTTCGATAAGCCTTTGCATGTTCGCTACTTTGAAATGCTCAAAAATTATATTACTTTCGATTTTGGCGAAAGCCTCTTTAAAGGCGGCGACGTCATAGATTTAATTGTCGAAAGACTGCCTGTCTCCATCTCCCTTGGCTTGTGGAGCACATTAATTATCTACTTAGTCTCTATTCCTCTGGGCATTGTAAAAGCCATTCATCACGGCTCACGCTTTGATATTTGGACCAGTGCGTTGGTGATTGTCGGATATGCCATCCCAGGATTCTTGTTCGCGATTTTGTTGATTATTGTCTTTGCTAGTGGCAACTATTTAGATTGGTTCCCTCTGCGCGGCTTAGTGTCATCCGATTTTGACTCGCTCAATTGGTATCAAAAAGTCATCGATTATTTCTGGCACTTAGCGCTCCCTACTTTAGCTATGGTAATTGGCGGTTTTGCCACCTTAACCATGCTAACCAAAAACTCTTTTTTGGATGAAATTAACAAGCAATACGTGGTCACAGCCAGAGCAAAAGGCTTGGATGAAAAAAGCATTTTATATAAACACGTTTTTCGTAACGCCATGCTCATCATTATCGCAGGGTTCCCGAGCGCCTTTATCAGCATATTTTTCACCGGTTCTATGTTGATTGAAGTGATGTTTTCGTTAGAAGGCATCGGCCTACTTGGCTTTGAATCAACCATTCAGCGCGACTATCCTGTGGTGTTTAGCTCGCTGTATATCATGACCTTACTGGGGCTTTTGCTGAGCATTATTTCCGATCTCACCTATTCATGGGTCGACCCACGCATTGATTTTGAGGCCAGATAA
- a CDS encoding phosphatase PAP2 family protein, with protein MNLQYWKNNISGLLVVGVFLIAVAIFTSLIPSIDLLSSDSSVLGAIFTYLTYSAGSQGFLITLAILVIAIALKTPTKKRLFILMVQLGVLLVLSFGAKSLLKKVTQSPRPYTEAITQLHLVDSPQDFYHLDMPDQNAVIEQASNSGVSHWRTIHWQGETDYSFPSGHTVFVALCLFFFGGLFVQRKQYLALSILLLWGLGVAYSRLWLGMHRPEDLIGSALVVGAIAIFIPAPSSRKPSA; from the coding sequence ATGAATTTACAGTACTGGAAAAATAATATTAGTGGTCTTTTAGTGGTGGGCGTTTTTCTCATTGCCGTTGCCATCTTTACCTCATTAATTCCTTCAATCGATCTATTAAGCTCAGATTCAAGTGTATTAGGGGCGATATTTACCTATCTAACCTACTCTGCAGGCTCACAAGGATTCTTAATTACGCTGGCTATTTTAGTCATTGCTATTGCGCTAAAAACGCCAACTAAAAAACGTCTGTTCATTTTAATGGTGCAGCTTGGCGTATTACTGGTGCTCTCTTTTGGCGCAAAATCACTGCTTAAAAAAGTGACCCAAAGCCCTCGACCTTACACCGAAGCAATAACACAACTGCATTTGGTCGATTCCCCGCAAGATTTTTATCATCTGGATATGCCAGATCAAAATGCGGTCATTGAGCAAGCCTCAAACAGCGGCGTATCGCACTGGCGCACCATTCACTGGCAAGGTGAGACAGATTACTCGTTCCCATCTGGGCATACTGTATTTGTGGCGCTGTGTTTATTCTTCTTTGGCGGTTTATTTGTGCAACGTAAACAATATCTTGCCCTATCTATTTTATTGCTATGGGGATTAGGCGTTGCGTACAGTCGTTTGTGGCTTGGCATGCATAGACCCGAAGATCTTATTGGCTCTGCGCTGGTGGTTGGGGCGATCGCAATATTTATTCCCGCTCCTTCATCGCGTAAACCTTCGGCTTAA
- a CDS encoding acyl carrier protein phosphodiesterase, which translates to MNFLGHLHLAHVSNSSLLGNLLGDFVRGNPQRHYPPKVTHGIRLHRFIDSYTDSHPAIVAIKPLFGERRRFSPIALDVFWDHCLVRHWDKFHQHSLTQFCEHAEQLTHPKFIHSAPDIILPERYQKVVTSMWDGGWIYSYQDLDNIGFALSRMSLRSVRMAPLADCFATLQQHYQTLDQVFLDFYPEVIEAVTEAKLK; encoded by the coding sequence ATGAACTTTTTAGGCCATTTACATTTAGCGCATGTGAGCAATAGCAGTCTATTAGGCAACCTGCTGGGGGATTTTGTGCGCGGTAACCCGCAAAGGCATTATCCGCCAAAGGTGACTCATGGTATTCGCTTACATCGATTTATCGACAGTTATACCGACAGTCACCCTGCAATTGTCGCCATCAAGCCTTTGTTTGGCGAACGTCGCCGCTTTTCACCGATAGCACTAGATGTGTTTTGGGATCACTGCCTTGTGCGGCATTGGGATAAGTTTCATCAACATTCACTAACTCAGTTTTGTGAGCATGCCGAGCAATTGACGCATCCTAAGTTCATTCATTCTGCGCCGGATATCATTCTTCCTGAGCGTTATCAAAAAGTGGTCACTAGCATGTGGGACGGCGGTTGGATTTATTCTTATCAAGATCTGGACAACATCGGCTTTGCCCTTAGCCGCATGTCGCTACGCAGTGTTAGAATGGCGCCATTGGCTGATTGCTTTGCAACATTACAACAGCACTATCAAACGCTTGACCAAGTCTTTCTCGATTTTTATCCAGAGGTGATAGAGGCTGTAACTGAGGCTAAATTAAAGTAG
- a CDS encoding DUF1439 domain-containing protein encodes MSQMFLLIFSIMLGGCASYSVTEQEMTDYLHDNVSFNQSVGVENLMYAQVSVTDLAVKIGRSDADRVAVFANTVANVQLFDSPKQRLDLDLEFSAVPHYDAKTGEVFLQSIRLEQFTENGTPLPADIKRLIKPAVSMIGYGLSQKPVYKLDSHVLQEALIKSAEPNLVIRDNKLVIELFD; translated from the coding sequence ATGTCGCAGATGTTTCTACTTATCTTCAGCATTATGCTGGGCGGGTGTGCCAGTTATAGCGTAACGGAGCAAGAAATGACCGATTATTTGCACGATAACGTCAGCTTTAATCAATCGGTTGGCGTTGAAAACCTAATGTATGCGCAAGTTTCGGTGACAGATCTTGCGGTCAAAATTGGGCGCAGTGATGCCGACCGAGTCGCGGTATTTGCCAATACTGTGGCGAACGTTCAACTGTTTGATTCGCCAAAACAACGTTTAGATTTGGATCTCGAATTTAGCGCAGTGCCACATTACGATGCCAAAACAGGTGAGGTCTTTCTACAATCCATCCGGCTTGAACAATTTACCGAAAATGGCACGCCATTACCGGCAGACATTAAACGGCTTATCAAGCCTGCGGTTTCTATGATTGGCTATGGCTTATCGCAAAAGCCGGTGTATAAGCTCGATAGCCACGTACTGCAAGAAGCACTGATTAAATCGGCTGAACCTAATCTGGTGATTAGAGACAACAAGTTGGTCATCGAACTGTTTGATTAA
- a CDS encoding extracellular solute-binding protein, with the protein MLERTLIIAAIFCSPWLHAQVIESTHLSGFGEAKYPANFTHLEYVNPNAPKGGHVTYGAIGTYDSFNRYGSRGKPGAMTGELYDTLMFSPTDEINTSYPLIAEKLRYSDDYTWMEVDINPKAKFHDGVAITAKDVEFTFQKFVDQGVPQYKTYYKNIKSVKALNDKTVRIEMKQPDRDVLFSFVQGSAVLPAHFWQDKDLSQPLSQPPVGSGPYKVDSFKPGQSITYTRVKDYWAQDLAVNIGRNNFDTIQYDYYRDDTVMLEAFKAGEYDLRQEGTAKFWATSYTGSNFDKGYIVKEEISNTMPRGMQGFIYNTESDIFNDPKVREALTYALDFEWMNKNMFYQQYTRTSSYFQNTIYQAKNAPSAAELEILTPLKEQIPARVFGSAYAPPASDGSGRIRTQMRTALKLLKEAGWEIQKGVLTNSKTGKPFEFELMAYSPTTERIADPLKKNLSNLGINMKIRTVDTTQYLKRWHERDYDMIFSSYSANAYPSNNLKIAWHSHFIDSTYNQAGVNNKAIDYLTEQIDIHQQDPEKLKALGPALDRVLTWNFYAIPAWHTSRFRVASWDKFSRPEVRPEYDLGLDTWWIDNDKAQKLPAKRR; encoded by the coding sequence ATGCTAGAAAGGACGCTGATCATAGCTGCTATTTTTTGTTCACCATGGCTTCACGCGCAGGTGATTGAATCTACTCATTTATCAGGCTTTGGCGAGGCTAAGTATCCTGCTAATTTTACCCATCTTGAATATGTAAATCCTAATGCGCCAAAAGGCGGCCATGTAACCTATGGTGCAATCGGTACCTATGACAGCTTTAACCGCTACGGTTCGCGGGGCAAACCTGGAGCTATGACAGGTGAACTGTACGATACCTTGATGTTCTCACCGACCGACGAAATCAATACCTCCTATCCGTTAATCGCTGAAAAGCTGCGTTACAGTGACGATTACACATGGATGGAAGTGGATATTAATCCCAAGGCAAAGTTTCATGATGGCGTCGCGATTACTGCAAAAGATGTGGAATTCACCTTCCAAAAGTTTGTGGATCAAGGCGTGCCACAATACAAAACTTATTATAAAAACATTAAGTCCGTCAAAGCGTTAAACGATAAAACCGTACGCATTGAAATGAAGCAACCCGACAGAGACGTATTGTTTTCATTTGTACAAGGAAGCGCTGTATTACCCGCTCATTTTTGGCAAGACAAAGATCTAAGTCAGCCACTGTCACAGCCGCCTGTGGGCAGTGGCCCGTATAAAGTTGACTCATTTAAACCTGGTCAAAGTATCACTTACACTCGCGTAAAGGATTATTGGGCGCAAGATCTGGCGGTGAATATCGGCAGAAACAATTTCGATACCATTCAATACGATTACTATCGTGATGACACTGTAATGCTAGAAGCTTTTAAAGCCGGTGAATACGATCTTAGGCAAGAAGGCACCGCCAAGTTTTGGGCAACCTCTTATACCGGAAGCAATTTTGACAAAGGTTATATTGTTAAGGAAGAGATCAGCAATACCATGCCACGCGGCATGCAAGGCTTTATCTACAATACCGAGAGCGACATTTTTAACGATCCAAAAGTGCGCGAGGCGCTTACCTATGCCCTGGATTTTGAGTGGATGAACAAGAATATGTTCTACCAACAATACACTCGCACTAGCAGCTATTTCCAAAACACTATCTACCAAGCAAAAAACGCGCCCAGTGCTGCAGAGCTTGAAATATTAACGCCACTGAAAGAGCAAATTCCTGCGCGCGTCTTTGGCAGCGCCTACGCGCCTCCGGCAAGTGATGGCTCGGGACGTATTCGCACCCAAATGCGCACTGCGCTCAAGCTATTAAAAGAAGCGGGTTGGGAAATCCAAAAAGGCGTACTGACCAATAGCAAAACGGGCAAACCGTTCGAGTTTGAATTGATGGCGTATAGCCCAACCACAGAGCGAATTGCCGATCCGTTAAAGAAAAATCTGAGCAATTTGGGCATCAACATGAAAATCCGTACGGTTGATACCACGCAATACCTCAAACGTTGGCATGAGCGTGATTACGATATGATTTTCTCCTCCTATTCGGCCAACGCCTATCCAAGCAATAATCTAAAAATAGCTTGGCACAGCCACTTTATCGACAGCACTTATAATCAAGCGGGCGTAAACAATAAAGCCATCGATTATTTAACCGAGCAAATTGACATCCACCAACAAGACCCGGAAAAACTCAAAGCGTTAGGACCGGCATTGGATCGCGTGCTGACATGGAACTTCTACGCAATTCCGGCGTGGCACACTAGTCGCTTTCGCGTTGCCAGTTGGGATAAGTTCTCGCGCCCAGAGGTTCGCCCTGAATACGATCTTGGTTTAGATACTTGGTGGATTGACAATGACAAAGCGCAAAAACTGCCCGCTAAACGTCGTTAA
- a CDS encoding nitrous oxide-stimulated promoter family protein, which yields MQKQLDEILSGELLKEHKTVHAMIKIYCAKHHQTVHGLCGECNELSDYAKTKLDRCVFGQNKPTCNRCPVHCYRPEQKEQMRAVMRFSGPRMLLKHPLLAIRHLRHEKKPAPEVPKQNVSNRHLRKQAK from the coding sequence ATGCAAAAACAGTTAGACGAGATTTTAAGCGGTGAGTTGCTAAAAGAGCACAAAACTGTGCATGCCATGATTAAGATCTACTGCGCAAAACACCACCAAACGGTACATGGCTTATGCGGTGAGTGTAACGAACTTAGTGACTACGCAAAAACAAAATTAGATCGCTGCGTATTTGGACAAAATAAACCGACTTGTAATCGATGTCCTGTGCATTGCTATCGACCTGAGCAAAAAGAGCAGATGAGAGCGGTGATGCGTTTTTCTGGCCCTCGAATGCTATTAAAGCATCCTCTATTAGCTATTCGACATTTAAGGCATGAAAAAAAGCCTGCCCCTGAAGTGCCAAAACAAAATGTTTCGAATCGACACTTAAGAAAGCAGGCCAAGTAA
- a CDS encoding DEAD/DEAH box helicase: MSFDSLGLSAPILRAIDDLGYTKASPIQEKAIPAIIAGKDVMAAAQTGTGKTGGFSLPLLERLSSGPRPKGNHVRALILTPTRELAAQVHDSVVQYSAHLETTSTVVFGGVKINPQMLNLRKGCDVLVATPGRLLDLHSQNAVKFSQLEVLVLDEADRMLDMGFFRDIKRILDLLPKQRQNLLFSATFSPEIRDLARGLVNNPVEVSVNPPNSTTQLVEQSIYVSDKKQKSAILANLIKQGDWQQVLVFSKTKHGANRLARFLEAENISALPIHGNKSQGARTKALEEFKTGKIRVLVATDIAARGLDIPQLPQVVNFDLPHVSEDYVHRIGRTGRAGETGKAYSLVCADEAKELFAIERLIGKVLERHVMPGFQPVNPLPESRLDTRPIRPKKPKKPRTGHKDGQRSADNASGHKPANKNRRHSSARKPQSAGQNSAQTNAPANKNSGNGNSASTANEGANKSRRGRRPQRNHNASGNQANRSNANKSGANNHR; the protein is encoded by the coding sequence ATGAGTTTTGACTCCCTTGGTCTATCTGCCCCTATTCTTCGCGCTATTGACGATCTAGGTTATACAAAGGCATCTCCTATTCAAGAGAAAGCCATCCCTGCCATTATTGCAGGTAAAGACGTCATGGCAGCAGCGCAAACCGGTACCGGTAAAACCGGCGGTTTTAGCTTGCCATTGTTAGAAAGATTAAGCTCAGGCCCAAGACCTAAGGGAAATCATGTACGCGCGTTAATATTGACCCCGACTCGTGAATTAGCGGCGCAAGTGCATGACAGTGTTGTTCAATACAGCGCGCACCTAGAAACCACATCTACAGTGGTATTTGGCGGCGTTAAAATTAACCCGCAAATGCTCAATCTGCGCAAAGGTTGTGATGTTTTGGTGGCAACGCCCGGTCGTTTGTTAGATTTGCATAGCCAAAACGCGGTGAAATTTTCGCAGCTAGAAGTGTTAGTGCTAGATGAAGCTGACCGCATGCTGGATATGGGCTTCTTTCGCGACATAAAGCGAATTCTTGATTTACTGCCAAAACAGCGTCAAAACTTGCTGTTTTCTGCCACTTTCTCCCCAGAAATTCGTGATTTGGCACGTGGCTTGGTTAATAACCCTGTTGAAGTATCAGTAAACCCGCCTAACTCAACCACTCAACTGGTTGAACAAAGTATTTATGTTTCTGATAAAAAACAAAAATCAGCTATCTTGGCGAATTTGATCAAACAAGGTGATTGGCAACAGGTGTTGGTGTTTAGCAAAACTAAGCACGGCGCAAACCGCCTCGCACGCTTTTTAGAAGCAGAAAACATCTCTGCATTGCCTATTCACGGCAATAAGAGCCAAGGCGCTCGTACCAAAGCGTTGGAAGAATTTAAAACAGGCAAGATCCGCGTATTAGTAGCGACCGATATCGCTGCGCGTGGTTTAGATATCCCTCAATTGCCTCAAGTGGTTAACTTTGATTTACCACATGTATCTGAAGACTATGTACACCGCATTGGTCGTACTGGTCGCGCAGGAGAAACAGGCAAAGCTTATTCACTGGTGTGTGCAGACGAAGCCAAAGAATTGTTCGCTATTGAACGCTTGATTGGCAAAGTGCTTGAGCGTCACGTTATGCCAGGCTTCCAACCCGTCAATCCACTTCCTGAATCCAGACTGGATACTCGCCCTATTCGCCCGAAAAAGCCTAAGAAACCAAGAACCGGTCATAAAGATGGACAACGCTCGGCGGACAATGCCAGCGGACATAAGCCTGCCAATAAAAACAGACGTCACTCGTCGGCGCGTAAACCGCAATCTGCTGGGCAAAATAGTGCACAAACTAACGCACCTGCAAACAAAAATTCCGGCAACGGTAATTCGGCATCGACAGCTAATGAGGGTGCAAATAAGTCAAGAAGAGGCCGACGCCCACAACGTAATCATAATGCGTCAGGCAATCAAGCAAATAGAAGTAACGCAAATAAGAGCGGTGCAAATAATCATCGCTAA